The proteins below are encoded in one region of Silene latifolia isolate original U9 population chromosome 2, ASM4854445v1, whole genome shotgun sequence:
- the LOC141642341 gene encoding uncharacterized protein LOC141642341, with amino-acid sequence MSMSTTKLPVFPMFEPQHFSDYGFDPQIDYFQVLEEARKHKRETTRSIDTLHFKLQKPISKDDQKKNKKRRWWWKNAVVFFKTKWAAQHQRPSPLEYHNHNLNQSISGPIYVTESLSGSTTPYRSTSRPTSGPLAGTLTPSRKGDLDIPYISLKDLNMEPSHVISSTPMPIYLVT; translated from the exons ATGAGTATGTCAACTACCAAATTACCTGTATTTCCCATGTTCGAACCTCAACATTTTAGCGATTACGGGTTCGATCCGCAAATTGATTACTTTCAG GTATTAGAAGAAGCAAGGAAGCACAAAAGAGAAACAACTCGATCAATCGACACACTACACTTCAAACTCCAAAAACCAATCTCAAAAGACGatcaaaagaagaacaaaaaacGTCGTTGGTGGTGGAAGAACGCGGTCGTCTTCTTCAAAACCAAATGGGCAGCCCAACACCAACGGCCCAGCCCACTCgaataccacaaccacaacctcaACCAGTCCATCTCCGGACCGATTTACGTAACTGAGAGCCTAAGTGGGTCAACCACACCATACCGGTCCACTAGCCGGCCTACCTCCGGTCCACTTGCTGGTACTTTGACTCCAAGTAGGAAGGGTGATTTGGACATTCCATATATTAGTCTTAAAGATCTCAACATGGAGCCTTCCCATGTGATCTCTTCTACTCCTATGCCTATTTATTTAGTCACTTAA